In the genome of Maniola jurtina chromosome 3, ilManJurt1.1, whole genome shotgun sequence, one region contains:
- the LOC123878758 gene encoding TOX high mobility group box family member 3-like isoform X2, whose translation MESTQVATDDRDRTYKIYNMYKRPESLESPLSATRDTKTFHTPSFGDEEFDIPLMHGQHATTGGSQNPHIQYTQLHHSAPQVGMMNPAQDGLAPPGGAPSYQQPLYLQEPHTPVTLHSNAAAPAGNYMIQQQPGGQQQLLMLQPTQVMSGPPTPSTPTQPGPVYGSPQRASPPGTTSDDSDDSVPSHHSQLPGDAESLLPIHYCSASRQQQTTIHQMGVSNMGVKRSSPEPMDNGMSRGQMQKKPKVQKKKKKRDPNEPQKPVSAYALFFRDTQAAIKGQNPNASFGEVSKIVASMWDGLDSEHKSVYKQKTEVAKKEYLKALAAYRASLVSKGGEQENQVMYNHGNTNANYGNYYQGQAYGNGHSPQSYVPNSTPQGYSPQTFPGGQSQPSYAGAPSQSYPPNNQQPPQNYQGNIGHNSQTYQGVPGQSPQGYQVNTTASPQACQPNMAQSPRNYQPPQSPNYAANSGLSPPGYRQVQSQSPPVQSVHAMQYHHSQQMQQAHQVQQYQQQQHQHQQQPQQQQQLQHQQQPQQPLLHPQQQQNQPPQQQPPNPTLNSEHSTSNSNGNSGMPHKSPEQNENRSTPSCIRQGCTNPAIANSEWEDEYCSNECVVSHCRDVFSSWVASNTNNQMQNFSAVK comes from the exons CGTCCAGAAAGCCTTGAATCGCCTCTATCTGCGACTCGCGATACTAAG ACTTTTCATACGCCATCTTTTGGAGACGAAGAATTTGACATTCCACTAATGCACGGGCAGCATGCGACGACTGGCGGGAGCCAGAACCCTCACATACAGTATACTCAACTACATCATTCAGCGCCACAG GTTGGTATGATGAATCCTGCACAAGACGGATTAGCTCCGCCAGGTGGAGCACCGTCTTATCAACAACCTTTATATTTACAAGAACCGCACACACCAGTCACATTGCACAG TAACGCAGCAGCCCCGGCAGGCAATTATATGATCCAACAGCAGCCTGGTGGACAACAGCAACTGCTTATGCTACAACCTACACAAGTGATGAGCGGACCTCCTACACCGAGCACTCCCACCCAACCTGGCCCAGTCTATGGCTCTCCTCAAAGAGCATCACCCCCAGGCACTACGAGTGATGATTCAGATGATAGTGTACCATCCCATCATTCTCAG TTGCCTGGTGATGCGGAAAGCCTTCTGCCGATCCATTATTGCTCAGCGAGCCGGCAGCAACAAACTACGATTCATCAG ATGGGTGTTAGCAATATGGGAGTGAAGAGGTCATCCCCAGAACCGATGGACAATGGAATGAGCCGTGGACAGATGCAAAAGAAACCTAAAGttcagaaaaaaaagaaaaaacgggaTCCAAATGAACCACAAAA ACCTGTGTCAGCATATGCCCTATTTTTCCGTGACACGCAAGCAGCAATAAAAGGACAAAATCCGAATGCAAGTTTTGGAGAAGTCTCTAAAATCGTAGCATCAATGTGGGATGGCTTAGATTCAGAACATAAAAGT GTTTACAAACAGAAAACAGAAGTTGCCAAAAAAGAATACTTAAAAGCACTAGCAGCGTATCGAGCGAGTTTAGTATCTAAG ggGGGAGAGCAAGAAAATCAAGTAATGTATAATCACGGAAATACTAATGCGAACTATGGAAATTATTATCAAGGCCAAGCTTATGGAAATGGGCACTCGCCCCAAAGTTATGTCCCAAACTCAACACCGCAGGGATATTCACCTCAGACATTCCCAGGAGGTCAATCACAGCCTTCCTACGCAGGAGCACCGTCTCAAAGCTACCCTCCCAACAATCAGCAGCCACCACAAAACTATCAGGGAAACATCGGGCACAATTCTCAGACGTATCAA GGTGTGCCAGGCCAGTCTCCTCAAGGGTATCAAGTAAACACCACAGCAAGTCCACAGGCATGTCAGCCCAACATGGCGCAATCTCCGAGAAACTATCAGCCACCCCAATCTCCAAACTATGCTGCAAACTCTGGGCTCTCACCACCAGGATACAGACAAGTGCAATCCCAATCGCCTCCTGTGCAATCTGTGCATGCCATGCAGTATCATCACTCACAACAG ATGCAACAAGCTCATCAAGTGCAGCAGTATCAGCAGCAGCAACATCAACATCAGCAGCAAccgcagcagcagcagcagttGCAGCACCAACAGCAGCCGCAACAGCCCCTGCTGCACCCACAGCAGCAGCAGAACCAACCACCCCAACAGCAGCCCCCGAACCCAACTTTAAACAGTGAACATTCCACTTCCAATAGCAATGGTAATTCAGGAATGCCACATAAATCGCCAGAG CAAAACGAAAATCGAAGTACACCATCATGTATCCGTCAGGGCTGCACCAACCCTGCCATAGCCAACAGTGAATGGGAGGATGAATATTGTTCCAATGAATGTGTGGTCAGTCATTGCAG AGACGTATTCAGCTCATGGGTAGCCTCGAATACAAATAATCAAATGCAAAACTTCTCTGCAGTTAAATAA
- the LOC123878758 gene encoding TOX high mobility group box family member 3-like isoform X1 — MESTQVATDDRDRTYKIYNMYKRPESLESPLSATRDTKASVYAMNDQTFHTPSFGDEEFDIPLMHGQHATTGGSQNPHIQYTQLHHSAPQVGMMNPAQDGLAPPGGAPSYQQPLYLQEPHTPVTLHSNAAAPAGNYMIQQQPGGQQQLLMLQPTQVMSGPPTPSTPTQPGPVYGSPQRASPPGTTSDDSDDSVPSHHSQLPGDAESLLPIHYCSASRQQQTTIHQMGVSNMGVKRSSPEPMDNGMSRGQMQKKPKVQKKKKKRDPNEPQKPVSAYALFFRDTQAAIKGQNPNASFGEVSKIVASMWDGLDSEHKSVYKQKTEVAKKEYLKALAAYRASLVSKGGEQENQVMYNHGNTNANYGNYYQGQAYGNGHSPQSYVPNSTPQGYSPQTFPGGQSQPSYAGAPSQSYPPNNQQPPQNYQGNIGHNSQTYQGVPGQSPQGYQVNTTASPQACQPNMAQSPRNYQPPQSPNYAANSGLSPPGYRQVQSQSPPVQSVHAMQYHHSQQMQQAHQVQQYQQQQHQHQQQPQQQQQLQHQQQPQQPLLHPQQQQNQPPQQQPPNPTLNSEHSTSNSNGNSGMPHKSPEQNENRSTPSCIRQGCTNPAIANSEWEDEYCSNECVVSHCRDVFSSWVASNTNNQMQNFSAVK; from the exons CGTCCAGAAAGCCTTGAATCGCCTCTATCTGCGACTCGCGATACTAAGGCAAGTGTGTACGCTATGAATGATCAG ACTTTTCATACGCCATCTTTTGGAGACGAAGAATTTGACATTCCACTAATGCACGGGCAGCATGCGACGACTGGCGGGAGCCAGAACCCTCACATACAGTATACTCAACTACATCATTCAGCGCCACAG GTTGGTATGATGAATCCTGCACAAGACGGATTAGCTCCGCCAGGTGGAGCACCGTCTTATCAACAACCTTTATATTTACAAGAACCGCACACACCAGTCACATTGCACAG TAACGCAGCAGCCCCGGCAGGCAATTATATGATCCAACAGCAGCCTGGTGGACAACAGCAACTGCTTATGCTACAACCTACACAAGTGATGAGCGGACCTCCTACACCGAGCACTCCCACCCAACCTGGCCCAGTCTATGGCTCTCCTCAAAGAGCATCACCCCCAGGCACTACGAGTGATGATTCAGATGATAGTGTACCATCCCATCATTCTCAG TTGCCTGGTGATGCGGAAAGCCTTCTGCCGATCCATTATTGCTCAGCGAGCCGGCAGCAACAAACTACGATTCATCAG ATGGGTGTTAGCAATATGGGAGTGAAGAGGTCATCCCCAGAACCGATGGACAATGGAATGAGCCGTGGACAGATGCAAAAGAAACCTAAAGttcagaaaaaaaagaaaaaacgggaTCCAAATGAACCACAAAA ACCTGTGTCAGCATATGCCCTATTTTTCCGTGACACGCAAGCAGCAATAAAAGGACAAAATCCGAATGCAAGTTTTGGAGAAGTCTCTAAAATCGTAGCATCAATGTGGGATGGCTTAGATTCAGAACATAAAAGT GTTTACAAACAGAAAACAGAAGTTGCCAAAAAAGAATACTTAAAAGCACTAGCAGCGTATCGAGCGAGTTTAGTATCTAAG ggGGGAGAGCAAGAAAATCAAGTAATGTATAATCACGGAAATACTAATGCGAACTATGGAAATTATTATCAAGGCCAAGCTTATGGAAATGGGCACTCGCCCCAAAGTTATGTCCCAAACTCAACACCGCAGGGATATTCACCTCAGACATTCCCAGGAGGTCAATCACAGCCTTCCTACGCAGGAGCACCGTCTCAAAGCTACCCTCCCAACAATCAGCAGCCACCACAAAACTATCAGGGAAACATCGGGCACAATTCTCAGACGTATCAA GGTGTGCCAGGCCAGTCTCCTCAAGGGTATCAAGTAAACACCACAGCAAGTCCACAGGCATGTCAGCCCAACATGGCGCAATCTCCGAGAAACTATCAGCCACCCCAATCTCCAAACTATGCTGCAAACTCTGGGCTCTCACCACCAGGATACAGACAAGTGCAATCCCAATCGCCTCCTGTGCAATCTGTGCATGCCATGCAGTATCATCACTCACAACAG ATGCAACAAGCTCATCAAGTGCAGCAGTATCAGCAGCAGCAACATCAACATCAGCAGCAAccgcagcagcagcagcagttGCAGCACCAACAGCAGCCGCAACAGCCCCTGCTGCACCCACAGCAGCAGCAGAACCAACCACCCCAACAGCAGCCCCCGAACCCAACTTTAAACAGTGAACATTCCACTTCCAATAGCAATGGTAATTCAGGAATGCCACATAAATCGCCAGAG CAAAACGAAAATCGAAGTACACCATCATGTATCCGTCAGGGCTGCACCAACCCTGCCATAGCCAACAGTGAATGGGAGGATGAATATTGTTCCAATGAATGTGTGGTCAGTCATTGCAG AGACGTATTCAGCTCATGGGTAGCCTCGAATACAAATAATCAAATGCAAAACTTCTCTGCAGTTAAATAA
- the LOC123878758 gene encoding TOX high mobility group box family member 3-like isoform X5, producing MESTQVATDDRDRTYKIYNMYKRPESLESPLSATRDTKASVYAMNDQTFHTPSFGDEEFDIPLMHGQHATTGGSQNPHIQYTQLHHSAPQVGMMNPAQDGLAPPGGAPSYQQPLYLQEPHTPVTLHSNAAAPAGNYMIQQQPGGQQQLLMLQPTQVMSGPPTPSTPTQPGPVYGSPQRASPPGTTSDDSDDSVPSHHSQMGVSNMGVKRSSPEPMDNGMSRGQMQKKPKVQKKKKKRDPNEPQKPVSAYALFFRDTQAAIKGQNPNASFGEVSKIVASMWDGLDSEHKSVYKQKTEVAKKEYLKALAAYRASLVSKGGEQENQVMYNHGNTNANYGNYYQGQAYGNGHSPQSYVPNSTPQGYSPQTFPGGQSQPSYAGAPSQSYPPNNQQPPQNYQGNIGHNSQTYQGVPGQSPQGYQVNTTASPQACQPNMAQSPRNYQPPQSPNYAANSGLSPPGYRQVQSQSPPVQSVHAMQYHHSQQMQQAHQVQQYQQQQHQHQQQPQQQQQLQHQQQPQQPLLHPQQQQNQPPQQQPPNPTLNSEHSTSNSNGNSGMPHKSPEQNENRSTPSCIRQGCTNPAIANSEWEDEYCSNECVVSHCRDVFSSWVASNTNNQMQNFSAVK from the exons CGTCCAGAAAGCCTTGAATCGCCTCTATCTGCGACTCGCGATACTAAGGCAAGTGTGTACGCTATGAATGATCAG ACTTTTCATACGCCATCTTTTGGAGACGAAGAATTTGACATTCCACTAATGCACGGGCAGCATGCGACGACTGGCGGGAGCCAGAACCCTCACATACAGTATACTCAACTACATCATTCAGCGCCACAG GTTGGTATGATGAATCCTGCACAAGACGGATTAGCTCCGCCAGGTGGAGCACCGTCTTATCAACAACCTTTATATTTACAAGAACCGCACACACCAGTCACATTGCACAG TAACGCAGCAGCCCCGGCAGGCAATTATATGATCCAACAGCAGCCTGGTGGACAACAGCAACTGCTTATGCTACAACCTACACAAGTGATGAGCGGACCTCCTACACCGAGCACTCCCACCCAACCTGGCCCAGTCTATGGCTCTCCTCAAAGAGCATCACCCCCAGGCACTACGAGTGATGATTCAGATGATAGTGTACCATCCCATCATTCTCAG ATGGGTGTTAGCAATATGGGAGTGAAGAGGTCATCCCCAGAACCGATGGACAATGGAATGAGCCGTGGACAGATGCAAAAGAAACCTAAAGttcagaaaaaaaagaaaaaacgggaTCCAAATGAACCACAAAA ACCTGTGTCAGCATATGCCCTATTTTTCCGTGACACGCAAGCAGCAATAAAAGGACAAAATCCGAATGCAAGTTTTGGAGAAGTCTCTAAAATCGTAGCATCAATGTGGGATGGCTTAGATTCAGAACATAAAAGT GTTTACAAACAGAAAACAGAAGTTGCCAAAAAAGAATACTTAAAAGCACTAGCAGCGTATCGAGCGAGTTTAGTATCTAAG ggGGGAGAGCAAGAAAATCAAGTAATGTATAATCACGGAAATACTAATGCGAACTATGGAAATTATTATCAAGGCCAAGCTTATGGAAATGGGCACTCGCCCCAAAGTTATGTCCCAAACTCAACACCGCAGGGATATTCACCTCAGACATTCCCAGGAGGTCAATCACAGCCTTCCTACGCAGGAGCACCGTCTCAAAGCTACCCTCCCAACAATCAGCAGCCACCACAAAACTATCAGGGAAACATCGGGCACAATTCTCAGACGTATCAA GGTGTGCCAGGCCAGTCTCCTCAAGGGTATCAAGTAAACACCACAGCAAGTCCACAGGCATGTCAGCCCAACATGGCGCAATCTCCGAGAAACTATCAGCCACCCCAATCTCCAAACTATGCTGCAAACTCTGGGCTCTCACCACCAGGATACAGACAAGTGCAATCCCAATCGCCTCCTGTGCAATCTGTGCATGCCATGCAGTATCATCACTCACAACAG ATGCAACAAGCTCATCAAGTGCAGCAGTATCAGCAGCAGCAACATCAACATCAGCAGCAAccgcagcagcagcagcagttGCAGCACCAACAGCAGCCGCAACAGCCCCTGCTGCACCCACAGCAGCAGCAGAACCAACCACCCCAACAGCAGCCCCCGAACCCAACTTTAAACAGTGAACATTCCACTTCCAATAGCAATGGTAATTCAGGAATGCCACATAAATCGCCAGAG CAAAACGAAAATCGAAGTACACCATCATGTATCCGTCAGGGCTGCACCAACCCTGCCATAGCCAACAGTGAATGGGAGGATGAATATTGTTCCAATGAATGTGTGGTCAGTCATTGCAG AGACGTATTCAGCTCATGGGTAGCCTCGAATACAAATAATCAAATGCAAAACTTCTCTGCAGTTAAATAA
- the LOC123878758 gene encoding TOX high mobility group box family member 4-like isoform X6 — protein MMNPAQDGLAPPGGAPSYQQPLYLQEPHTPVTLHSNAAAPAGNYMIQQQPGGQQQLLMLQPTQVMSGPPTPSTPTQPGPVYGSPQRASPPGTTSDDSDDSVPSHHSQLPGDAESLLPIHYCSASRQQQTTIHQMGVSNMGVKRSSPEPMDNGMSRGQMQKKPKVQKKKKKRDPNEPQKPVSAYALFFRDTQAAIKGQNPNASFGEVSKIVASMWDGLDSEHKSVYKQKTEVAKKEYLKALAAYRASLVSKGGEQENQVMYNHGNTNANYGNYYQGQAYGNGHSPQSYVPNSTPQGYSPQTFPGGQSQPSYAGAPSQSYPPNNQQPPQNYQGNIGHNSQTYQGVPGQSPQGYQVNTTASPQACQPNMAQSPRNYQPPQSPNYAANSGLSPPGYRQVQSQSPPVQSVHAMQYHHSQQMQQAHQVQQYQQQQHQHQQQPQQQQQLQHQQQPQQPLLHPQQQQNQPPQQQPPNPTLNSEHSTSNSNGNSGMPHKSPEQNENRSTPSCIRQGCTNPAIANSEWEDEYCSNECVVSHCRDVFSSWVASNTNNQMQNFSAVK, from the exons ATGATGAATCCTGCACAAGACGGATTAGCTCCGCCAGGTGGAGCACCGTCTTATCAACAACCTTTATATTTACAAGAACCGCACACACCAGTCACATTGCACAG TAACGCAGCAGCCCCGGCAGGCAATTATATGATCCAACAGCAGCCTGGTGGACAACAGCAACTGCTTATGCTACAACCTACACAAGTGATGAGCGGACCTCCTACACCGAGCACTCCCACCCAACCTGGCCCAGTCTATGGCTCTCCTCAAAGAGCATCACCCCCAGGCACTACGAGTGATGATTCAGATGATAGTGTACCATCCCATCATTCTCAG TTGCCTGGTGATGCGGAAAGCCTTCTGCCGATCCATTATTGCTCAGCGAGCCGGCAGCAACAAACTACGATTCATCAG ATGGGTGTTAGCAATATGGGAGTGAAGAGGTCATCCCCAGAACCGATGGACAATGGAATGAGCCGTGGACAGATGCAAAAGAAACCTAAAGttcagaaaaaaaagaaaaaacgggaTCCAAATGAACCACAAAA ACCTGTGTCAGCATATGCCCTATTTTTCCGTGACACGCAAGCAGCAATAAAAGGACAAAATCCGAATGCAAGTTTTGGAGAAGTCTCTAAAATCGTAGCATCAATGTGGGATGGCTTAGATTCAGAACATAAAAGT GTTTACAAACAGAAAACAGAAGTTGCCAAAAAAGAATACTTAAAAGCACTAGCAGCGTATCGAGCGAGTTTAGTATCTAAG ggGGGAGAGCAAGAAAATCAAGTAATGTATAATCACGGAAATACTAATGCGAACTATGGAAATTATTATCAAGGCCAAGCTTATGGAAATGGGCACTCGCCCCAAAGTTATGTCCCAAACTCAACACCGCAGGGATATTCACCTCAGACATTCCCAGGAGGTCAATCACAGCCTTCCTACGCAGGAGCACCGTCTCAAAGCTACCCTCCCAACAATCAGCAGCCACCACAAAACTATCAGGGAAACATCGGGCACAATTCTCAGACGTATCAA GGTGTGCCAGGCCAGTCTCCTCAAGGGTATCAAGTAAACACCACAGCAAGTCCACAGGCATGTCAGCCCAACATGGCGCAATCTCCGAGAAACTATCAGCCACCCCAATCTCCAAACTATGCTGCAAACTCTGGGCTCTCACCACCAGGATACAGACAAGTGCAATCCCAATCGCCTCCTGTGCAATCTGTGCATGCCATGCAGTATCATCACTCACAACAG ATGCAACAAGCTCATCAAGTGCAGCAGTATCAGCAGCAGCAACATCAACATCAGCAGCAAccgcagcagcagcagcagttGCAGCACCAACAGCAGCCGCAACAGCCCCTGCTGCACCCACAGCAGCAGCAGAACCAACCACCCCAACAGCAGCCCCCGAACCCAACTTTAAACAGTGAACATTCCACTTCCAATAGCAATGGTAATTCAGGAATGCCACATAAATCGCCAGAG CAAAACGAAAATCGAAGTACACCATCATGTATCCGTCAGGGCTGCACCAACCCTGCCATAGCCAACAGTGAATGGGAGGATGAATATTGTTCCAATGAATGTGTGGTCAGTCATTGCAG AGACGTATTCAGCTCATGGGTAGCCTCGAATACAAATAATCAAATGCAAAACTTCTCTGCAGTTAAATAA
- the LOC123878758 gene encoding TOX high mobility group box family member 3-like isoform X4: protein MRYVTSLTNCMRPESLESPLSATRDTKTFHTPSFGDEEFDIPLMHGQHATTGGSQNPHIQYTQLHHSAPQVGMMNPAQDGLAPPGGAPSYQQPLYLQEPHTPVTLHSNAAAPAGNYMIQQQPGGQQQLLMLQPTQVMSGPPTPSTPTQPGPVYGSPQRASPPGTTSDDSDDSVPSHHSQLPGDAESLLPIHYCSASRQQQTTIHQMGVSNMGVKRSSPEPMDNGMSRGQMQKKPKVQKKKKKRDPNEPQKPVSAYALFFRDTQAAIKGQNPNASFGEVSKIVASMWDGLDSEHKSVYKQKTEVAKKEYLKALAAYRASLVSKGGEQENQVMYNHGNTNANYGNYYQGQAYGNGHSPQSYVPNSTPQGYSPQTFPGGQSQPSYAGAPSQSYPPNNQQPPQNYQGNIGHNSQTYQGVPGQSPQGYQVNTTASPQACQPNMAQSPRNYQPPQSPNYAANSGLSPPGYRQVQSQSPPVQSVHAMQYHHSQQMQQAHQVQQYQQQQHQHQQQPQQQQQLQHQQQPQQPLLHPQQQQNQPPQQQPPNPTLNSEHSTSNSNGNSGMPHKSPEQNENRSTPSCIRQGCTNPAIANSEWEDEYCSNECVVSHCRDVFSSWVASNTNNQMQNFSAVK, encoded by the exons ATGAGATATGTAACATCTTTAACGAACTGTATG CGTCCAGAAAGCCTTGAATCGCCTCTATCTGCGACTCGCGATACTAAG ACTTTTCATACGCCATCTTTTGGAGACGAAGAATTTGACATTCCACTAATGCACGGGCAGCATGCGACGACTGGCGGGAGCCAGAACCCTCACATACAGTATACTCAACTACATCATTCAGCGCCACAG GTTGGTATGATGAATCCTGCACAAGACGGATTAGCTCCGCCAGGTGGAGCACCGTCTTATCAACAACCTTTATATTTACAAGAACCGCACACACCAGTCACATTGCACAG TAACGCAGCAGCCCCGGCAGGCAATTATATGATCCAACAGCAGCCTGGTGGACAACAGCAACTGCTTATGCTACAACCTACACAAGTGATGAGCGGACCTCCTACACCGAGCACTCCCACCCAACCTGGCCCAGTCTATGGCTCTCCTCAAAGAGCATCACCCCCAGGCACTACGAGTGATGATTCAGATGATAGTGTACCATCCCATCATTCTCAG TTGCCTGGTGATGCGGAAAGCCTTCTGCCGATCCATTATTGCTCAGCGAGCCGGCAGCAACAAACTACGATTCATCAG ATGGGTGTTAGCAATATGGGAGTGAAGAGGTCATCCCCAGAACCGATGGACAATGGAATGAGCCGTGGACAGATGCAAAAGAAACCTAAAGttcagaaaaaaaagaaaaaacgggaTCCAAATGAACCACAAAA ACCTGTGTCAGCATATGCCCTATTTTTCCGTGACACGCAAGCAGCAATAAAAGGACAAAATCCGAATGCAAGTTTTGGAGAAGTCTCTAAAATCGTAGCATCAATGTGGGATGGCTTAGATTCAGAACATAAAAGT GTTTACAAACAGAAAACAGAAGTTGCCAAAAAAGAATACTTAAAAGCACTAGCAGCGTATCGAGCGAGTTTAGTATCTAAG ggGGGAGAGCAAGAAAATCAAGTAATGTATAATCACGGAAATACTAATGCGAACTATGGAAATTATTATCAAGGCCAAGCTTATGGAAATGGGCACTCGCCCCAAAGTTATGTCCCAAACTCAACACCGCAGGGATATTCACCTCAGACATTCCCAGGAGGTCAATCACAGCCTTCCTACGCAGGAGCACCGTCTCAAAGCTACCCTCCCAACAATCAGCAGCCACCACAAAACTATCAGGGAAACATCGGGCACAATTCTCAGACGTATCAA GGTGTGCCAGGCCAGTCTCCTCAAGGGTATCAAGTAAACACCACAGCAAGTCCACAGGCATGTCAGCCCAACATGGCGCAATCTCCGAGAAACTATCAGCCACCCCAATCTCCAAACTATGCTGCAAACTCTGGGCTCTCACCACCAGGATACAGACAAGTGCAATCCCAATCGCCTCCTGTGCAATCTGTGCATGCCATGCAGTATCATCACTCACAACAG ATGCAACAAGCTCATCAAGTGCAGCAGTATCAGCAGCAGCAACATCAACATCAGCAGCAAccgcagcagcagcagcagttGCAGCACCAACAGCAGCCGCAACAGCCCCTGCTGCACCCACAGCAGCAGCAGAACCAACCACCCCAACAGCAGCCCCCGAACCCAACTTTAAACAGTGAACATTCCACTTCCAATAGCAATGGTAATTCAGGAATGCCACATAAATCGCCAGAG CAAAACGAAAATCGAAGTACACCATCATGTATCCGTCAGGGCTGCACCAACCCTGCCATAGCCAACAGTGAATGGGAGGATGAATATTGTTCCAATGAATGTGTGGTCAGTCATTGCAG AGACGTATTCAGCTCATGGGTAGCCTCGAATACAAATAATCAAATGCAAAACTTCTCTGCAGTTAAATAA